A window from Desulfobulbaceae bacterium encodes these proteins:
- a CDS encoding small multi-drug export protein: protein MAKKIKCIRIYNTIEWLIFCVGVIMSLLLVGAAWIFYTSDAKMVHALSLAFAAHAIGGRAAGIGLCIMNGFNYVWTIGYNFYLEVLIVCFTYSISILSINNYIKFRVIRFYAIQLERKARNHKAKIEKYGWLGLFLFVMAPLPVTGPVVGSIIGSLLKFKIAKNFSATLLGTLAAIVIWTTFFDYLELHLNAIRYILAAIIAVVLISYARNIKNFFSKK, encoded by the coding sequence ATGGCTAAAAAAATAAAATGTATCAGAATTTATAACACCATAGAATGGCTGATCTTCTGTGTGGGTGTTATCATGAGCCTTCTTCTGGTAGGAGCGGCGTGGATTTTTTATACGTCTGATGCTAAAATGGTGCATGCCTTAAGTTTAGCCTTTGCTGCCCATGCCATTGGTGGCAGAGCTGCAGGCATTGGCTTGTGCATAATGAATGGGTTCAATTATGTTTGGACGATTGGCTATAATTTCTATCTGGAAGTTCTTATTGTCTGCTTTACCTATTCAATATCAATTCTTTCCATCAATAATTATATTAAATTTAGAGTCATACGATTTTACGCTATACAGCTTGAACGTAAAGCAAGAAATCATAAGGCAAAAATAGAGAAGTATGGCTGGCTGGGGCTTTTTCTCTTTGTTATGGCGCCTCTACCAGTTACTGGGCCTGTTGTAGGGTCAATTATTGGATCCCTGCTTAAGTTTAAAATCGCAAAGAATTTTTCAGCGACTCTCCTAGGAACTTTGGCTGCAATTGTCATCTGGACTACTTTCTTTGACTACCTGGAACTACACCTCAATGCAATTCGCTATATATTGGCAGCAATTATCGCCGTAGTCTTAATCTCCTACGCCCGAAACATTAAAAACTTTTTCAGTAAAAAATGA
- a CDS encoding CBS domain-containing protein, which translates to MAAENPIVRDFIIPIDRYPHLRETQTLSDAVQVLMSHTCGENEYLRYAGILVLNEKNQLVGGLNLQDILRALDKRFALPKGHEGKAGEYPNLAILWEDSFFHKCSEKKDIAISDFMVPTKKIVKGDDPLLKALSIMLHGNEVVLPVKEEGSIIGVIRLEEIFLALCGVCKL; encoded by the coding sequence GTGGCTGCCGAAAACCCGATCGTAAGAGATTTTATAATACCAATTGATAGGTATCCCCATTTAAGAGAGACCCAGACCTTAAGTGATGCCGTGCAAGTGCTCATGTCTCACACCTGCGGCGAGAATGAGTATCTCAGGTATGCCGGAATACTTGTGCTTAATGAAAAAAACCAGCTGGTCGGCGGGCTTAATCTGCAAGATATCTTGCGGGCCCTTGATAAGCGTTTTGCCCTGCCAAAAGGCCATGAGGGAAAGGCTGGGGAATATCCTAATCTAGCTATTTTATGGGAAGACTCTTTTTTTCACAAATGTTCCGAGAAAAAAGATATTGCCATCAGTGATTTTATGGTGCCAACCAAAAAAATTGTTAAGGGCGATGATCCACTGTTGAAGGCGTTGTCGATCATGCTGCACGGCAATGAGGTTGTTTTGCCGGTTAAGGAAGAGGGTAGCATCATAGGCGTTATCCGCCTGGAAGAGATATTTTTAGCCCTGTGCGGCGTTTGTAAACTGTAA
- a CDS encoding response regulator, translating to MADKTDKLEANVLLVDDEEQFLEVLSERLETRGLHVNSVTSGEDAIAQVEDKNFDAIVVDLAMPGINGIETMKRIKEKRPDLEIIILTGQATVKTGIEAMKLGAEDFLEKPVDLNVLMEKIKNAKHKRMLVLEKKSQDEMKSILKSKSW from the coding sequence ATGGCAGATAAAACAGACAAGCTAGAAGCCAACGTCTTGCTGGTTGATGATGAGGAGCAGTTTCTGGAGGTTCTTTCCGAACGTCTTGAAACTCGGGGATTGCACGTTAATTCAGTGACCAGTGGCGAAGATGCCATTGCCCAGGTTGAGGACAAGAACTTTGATGCCATTGTGGTGGATCTTGCCATGCCTGGCATCAATGGCATTGAAACTATGAAACGGATCAAGGAGAAACGGCCTGACCTGGAAATAATTATTTTAACCGGCCAGGCTACTGTTAAAACTGGTATCGAGGCAATGAAGCTTGGCGCCGAAGATTTTCTGGAAAAACCAGTTGATCTTAATGTCCTAATGGAAAAAATCAAGAATGCCAAGCATAAGAGAATGCTGGTTCTGGAAAAGAAATCCCAGGATGAAATGAAGTCAATTCTGAAGAGTAAAAGCTGGTAA
- a CDS encoding response regulator encodes MPSIALFCGKFTNEEETLEQLRSLLAFEVVTDEDIISEACNRKLAERNKMEQAVYKKTSVFNQFNFERERNVAHLKSLLAERLAKKQNVIYAGFISLLIPHDVTHVLKVLVVDSKESRSRRAVASGLSESEAAKQIRAADQSAYGWTDFLFQKEAFEQSLYDIVIPTEEKSVAEIGAIIQKNCNSTAVLENEASLQAVNDFAITAQVEHALAVKGQKVEVKTRNGRVCLKVNKSAFSFSKLAEKISEIASSVHGVEGVEVQQGKGYRTSIYRDLQFELPPKVLLVDDEKEFVQTLSERLVTRNVGSYAVFDGQQALDFIDDDAPDVMVLDLKMPGISGIEVLKKTKKTNSDIEVIILTGHGSDADRKTCISMGAFAYLQKPIDVETLSATIREAHKKRIEAKESG; translated from the coding sequence ATGCCATCAATAGCCTTGTTTTGCGGTAAATTCACCAATGAAGAAGAAACTTTGGAACAACTTCGTTCGCTGCTCGCCTTTGAGGTGGTCACGGATGAGGATATTATTTCTGAAGCCTGCAACAGGAAGCTGGCCGAAAGAAACAAAATGGAACAAGCGGTTTACAAAAAAACATCTGTGTTCAACCAATTTAATTTTGAGAGAGAACGCAATGTCGCACACCTCAAATCTTTGCTGGCAGAGCGCTTGGCAAAAAAACAAAACGTTATTTATGCAGGTTTCATCTCGCTCCTTATCCCCCATGACGTAACCCATGTTTTGAAGGTTCTGGTTGTTGACAGTAAAGAGAGTCGAAGTCGAAGGGCAGTTGCCTCAGGTCTATCTGAAAGTGAAGCCGCCAAGCAGATTCGTGCCGCCGATCAAAGCGCCTATGGCTGGACTGATTTTCTGTTCCAGAAGGAGGCCTTTGAGCAGTCTCTCTACGATATTGTCATCCCTACTGAAGAAAAGAGCGTCGCAGAGATTGGCGCTATTATTCAGAAAAATTGCAACTCGACAGCAGTGCTGGAAAACGAGGCGTCTTTGCAGGCGGTAAATGATTTTGCCATCACTGCTCAGGTTGAACATGCCTTGGCTGTTAAGGGGCAAAAGGTTGAGGTGAAAACACGCAATGGTCGTGTGTGTTTAAAGGTTAATAAGAGTGCTTTCAGCTTCAGCAAGCTTGCTGAAAAAATCTCTGAAATTGCGAGTTCGGTGCATGGGGTTGAAGGCGTTGAGGTGCAACAGGGCAAAGGCTACCGGACGTCAATCTATCGTGACCTTCAGTTTGAACTGCCTCCTAAGGTACTGCTGGTTGACGATGAGAAAGAATTTGTCCAAACATTGTCAGAAAGGCTTGTCACTCGAAACGTTGGTTCATACGCCGTCTTTGATGGTCAACAGGCCCTCGATTTTATCGATGATGATGCGCCGGATGTTATGGTTCTCGATCTGAAAATGCCCGGCATTAGTGGCATTGAGGTGCTGAAAAAGACCAAAAAAACTAATTCCGATATTGAGGTTATCATTTTAACCGGCCACGGCTCTGATGCTGATCGGAAAACATGTATCAGTATGGGCGCCTTTGCCTACTTGCAGAAACCGATTGATGTTGAGACACTGTCAGCAACTATTAGGGAGGCCCACAAAAAAAGAATAGAGGCTAAAGAGTCCGGCTGA
- a CDS encoding ATP-binding protein produces MNMTSLYPRRIEARIAEALLDTPVVLLAGPRQAGKTTLVGQIAEQQGLRYLTMDDELTLLSAREDPVGMIRSLDRAVIDEIQRAPQLLLAIKKSVDEDRRPGRFLLTGSANLMALPTVADSLAGRMETLSLLPLSQTEIESRSANWIDSAFTGRILRADQPALGGDLIERVLRGGYPEAILRTSAKRRVVWARQYIEAIIQRDVRDVGGIEKLDQLPRFLRALAQTAGQMCNYTQLGGQVGLDGKTASRYVSVFEQMYLLKRIEVWARNRLNRVVKTPKLQFIDSGLLTTLLDLSGEEIQQDRTRFGKVLETFVFGELLKHTTTADGDYRLMYYRDADKFEVDVVIENAAGKLVCVEIKASATVKENDFRGLKKLASLAGDQFKLGVLLYDGPETMPLGGGLWAAPLSTLWGT; encoded by the coding sequence ATGAACATGACATCTCTATACCCGCGAAGAATCGAGGCGCGCATCGCTGAAGCCTTGCTGGACACGCCCGTTGTTCTGCTGGCAGGTCCTCGCCAGGCCGGCAAAACAACACTGGTGGGCCAGATCGCCGAACAGCAGGGGCTTCGCTATCTGACCATGGACGATGAGCTGACACTCTTGTCAGCACGGGAAGATCCGGTTGGTATGATTCGCAGCCTGGATCGGGCTGTGATCGATGAAATCCAGCGTGCGCCCCAATTGTTGCTGGCCATCAAGAAAAGCGTGGACGAAGATAGACGGCCCGGACGATTCCTGCTCACTGGCTCGGCCAACTTGATGGCGCTGCCGACTGTGGCCGACTCGCTGGCTGGCCGGATGGAGACGTTGTCGCTGTTGCCTCTGTCGCAAACCGAAATCGAATCGCGCTCCGCAAACTGGATAGATAGTGCCTTCACTGGTCGGATTCTCAGGGCAGATCAACCTGCCCTGGGTGGTGATCTGATCGAGCGGGTGCTGCGCGGCGGGTATCCTGAAGCGATCTTGAGAACGTCTGCCAAACGTCGTGTGGTTTGGGCACGGCAGTACATTGAGGCCATCATCCAGCGCGATGTCCGCGATGTGGGTGGTATCGAGAAGCTGGATCAGTTGCCACGATTCCTGCGCGCCTTGGCGCAGACGGCTGGCCAGATGTGCAACTACACCCAGCTTGGCGGCCAGGTGGGTCTGGATGGCAAGACGGCTTCTCGCTATGTCAGTGTTTTTGAGCAAATGTACCTGCTCAAGCGTATCGAGGTCTGGGCCCGCAATAGGCTAAACCGGGTGGTCAAGACACCGAAGCTACAGTTCATCGATTCGGGCTTGCTGACCACACTGCTCGATTTGAGCGGCGAAGAGATTCAGCAGGACCGCACGCGGTTTGGCAAGGTGCTGGAGACGTTTGTATTTGGAGAACTGCTCAAGCACACCACCACAGCGGACGGCGACTATCGCCTGATGTACTACCGGGATGCCGACAAGTTCGAGGTCGATGTCGTGATCGAAAATGCGGCTGGAAAATTGGTATGCGTAGAGATCAAAGCGTCGGCCACCGTCAAGGAGAATGACTTTCGTGGGCTGAAAAAACTCGCCAGCCTCGCGGGTGATCAATTCAAGCTGGGGGTGCTGTTGTACGACGGCCCCGAGACGATGCCGCTGGGTGGTGGTTTATGGGCGGCTCCGTTGTCCACTTTGTGGGGGACGTAG
- a CDS encoding SLC13/DASS family transporter: MSQSTTNVALADEATPFDWKRLIFMFTGIGLFLFVYYCPPWPDAIDPLGEHFVLSQQAKGALAVFLLAATWWVFEVVPIGVTSLTIGMLQALFMIRDPKVAFKDFMDPSVLFIFGSIVIGMVFTKTGLTKRIAYKMLSIVGERTSMIYLGCFVMTAALTHIMAHTAVAATMFPLLMAIHALYSDEDKPSKFGKGLFIGMAYVAGAGSIITLLGAARGAVALGFYKDIMNVDISFFQLTMYMFPVGWLMVFILWGFFMLFFKPERAIIPGLKAKAQRMYVELGAWSTKEILTASIVVVTILVIALKNFVPALGSLDKTGILLCSTIAFFLLNILTIDDLEEIPWNIILLFAGAMSIGFCLWETGAAKWMAVNWLVLFQNSPPIVFVLGMAFFVMMMTNFIMNVAAIAISLPVALVIAPYLGVGGEVILFSALVVSGMPFLLLVGAAPNAIAYNSKQFTTGEFFLWGVPASIILMAVTWFAVTVIWPLMGMQIYVPVAG, from the coding sequence ATGAGTCAATCAACAACAAATGTAGCACTAGCGGATGAGGCAACGCCGTTTGACTGGAAGCGGCTTATCTTCATGTTTACAGGCATTGGCCTGTTTCTCTTTGTTTATTACTGTCCGCCCTGGCCTGACGCCATAGATCCCTTGGGCGAGCATTTTGTCTTGAGTCAACAGGCCAAAGGAGCCCTGGCTGTTTTCTTGCTGGCCGCAACCTGGTGGGTTTTTGAAGTTGTTCCTATTGGTGTGACAAGCTTGACCATCGGGATGCTGCAAGCGCTTTTTATGATCCGCGACCCCAAGGTGGCCTTTAAGGACTTTATGGACCCTTCCGTTCTGTTTATCTTTGGCTCGATTGTCATCGGCATGGTTTTCACCAAGACCGGCTTGACCAAGCGTATTGCCTATAAGATGCTTTCCATTGTTGGGGAAAGAACAAGCATGATCTATCTTGGCTGCTTTGTTATGACTGCGGCCCTGACCCACATTATGGCTCATACGGCGGTTGCTGCAACGATGTTTCCACTGCTCATGGCCATTCATGCCCTCTATTCGGATGAAGATAAACCATCCAAATTTGGCAAGGGACTTTTTATTGGTATGGCCTATGTGGCAGGGGCTGGAAGTATTATTACCCTGCTTGGTGCGGCTAGAGGCGCGGTAGCCCTTGGTTTTTACAAGGACATTATGAATGTGGACATCAGTTTTTTTCAGTTAACCATGTATATGTTTCCGGTGGGTTGGCTCATGGTTTTCATTCTATGGGGATTTTTCATGCTTTTTTTTAAGCCGGAGAGAGCGATTATCCCAGGTCTTAAGGCGAAAGCCCAGAGAATGTATGTTGAGCTTGGGGCTTGGAGTACCAAAGAAATTTTAACCGCAAGTATCGTTGTCGTGACTATATTGGTCATTGCACTGAAAAATTTTGTGCCGGCCTTGGGCAGTCTGGACAAAACCGGTATTTTGCTCTGTTCAACCATTGCTTTCTTTCTGCTCAATATTCTTACCATTGACGATCTGGAAGAAATTCCCTGGAATATTATTCTGCTTTTTGCTGGCGCCATGTCCATCGGCTTCTGCCTATGGGAAACTGGGGCGGCCAAATGGATGGCAGTCAACTGGTTGGTGCTTTTTCAGAATTCTCCGCCTATTGTCTTTGTCCTTGGTATGGCGTTCTTTGTTATGATGATGACCAACTTTATTATGAACGTGGCAGCCATTGCCATCTCCCTGCCAGTAGCCCTGGTCATTGCTCCATATCTTGGTGTGGGTGGTGAGGTTATTTTGTTCTCCGCACTAGTTGTCTCTGGTATGCCTTTTCTGTTGCTTGTTGGCGCGGCACCCAACGCCATTGCCTATAACTCCAAGCAGTTCACCACCGGAGAATTTTTTCTGTGGGGTGTTCCAGCTAGTATTATCCTTATGGCTGTTACCTGGTTTGCGGTTACGGTTATCTGGCCGCTGATGGGTATGCAGATTTATGTGCCTGTTGCAGGATAA
- a CDS encoding response regulator, with translation MNNDKRNLHILVVDDEPLIHVIMREILESCQHKVSLASNGLDALHAMVRQEVDLVFMDIRMPVMDGLTAIKFLRKCEQGEHLSLMEHHELAQSLYSRRKGTKTTVVAVTGNIDEREILFEAGMDEFIAKPFKIEKIHNILNEFCGKSLEGSPADKRRHPRHSIKNNTITVCNGINGQAIDISMSGLAIRYGNFESIPNEWSVTLHNTVKKTSTPYLPLKLIRNIEMEGAPSSGVETKTVGAMFIDLDASQENQIKQFIDNLP, from the coding sequence ATGAATAACGATAAACGCAACCTTCACATCCTTGTTGTCGATGATGAACCTCTTATACATGTCATTATGAGGGAAATCCTTGAATCCTGCCAACACAAGGTCTCTCTAGCCAGTAATGGCTTGGATGCCTTGCATGCTATGGTAAGGCAAGAAGTTGATTTGGTTTTTATGGATATCCGCATGCCAGTGATGGACGGCTTGACCGCGATTAAATTCCTTCGTAAATGTGAACAGGGGGAGCATCTTTCTCTCATGGAACACCATGAACTTGCCCAATCTCTTTACTCTCGCAGAAAGGGAACTAAAACAACCGTTGTGGCGGTAACAGGAAACATAGATGAGCGCGAAATCCTGTTCGAAGCCGGGATGGATGAGTTTATCGCCAAACCTTTCAAAATAGAAAAAATACACAATATACTGAACGAATTTTGTGGAAAATCATTGGAAGGCTCACCAGCAGATAAGAGAAGACATCCAAGACACAGTATAAAGAACAACACGATTACTGTTTGTAATGGCATCAATGGGCAAGCCATTGACATTAGTATGAGCGGACTGGCTATAAGGTATGGCAATTTCGAATCTATACCGAATGAATGGAGCGTCACTCTGCACAATACAGTTAAAAAAACATCAACACCGTATCTACCCTTAAAACTGATACGAAACATAGAGATGGAGGGCGCACCATCTTCTGGAGTTGAAACAAAAACTGTTGGCGCCATGTTTATTGATCTTGATGCGAGTCAAGAAAACCAGATAAAACAGTTCATTGATAATTTGCCTTGA